The Eggerthella guodeyinii sequence ATGTGAGCGGCGACGTCGTCCATCGTCGGCTCGCGATCCGCGGGAAACAGCTCGTGCCAGGCGGTCATGGGCATCCTCCAGAGGTCGGGGGTGGATAGGGAGAGTATAGCACGATGGTATGGTATCTGATCGGGAATTTGAGAACGGATGTTTTGATCTATCGTTTGACGCATTCGACGCATGCCGCCTCGGGGTTGCGCCTGCCCCTTCCTCCGAGCCTCCGCCGAGAGCGTCCGCCGTTATCGGGAGAACGACGATTCGTGCCGATGGCGGCGCGGCGCGGCACGCGAATCGCCGAGTTCTAACCAGTTTTTTCGTTTTGCGTACGCTCAAGGGGGCTTGCTGCCCCGCAGCGGTCGAACGCGAATCGCGCGACCTGCGGAAACGTAAAAACGCTTTCGGAAATCGACGTCCAAGGGCGCTTCGAAGCGCCGAATCGCACGCAAAACGAAAAAATTGGTTAGCATGAGCGGATTCGCACGCCCGACCGCCATCGGCACGAACCGGGTCGCATCGAGGGCTGGGGCTTGGGAGGGGCTTGCGGACAGCCTGTTCGCAAGGGGAGCGCGCCGATGGCCGCGCGGAGAAAGGCGGCGCCGTCCACCGGGGAAATGCGCACAACCGTGCTTCGCCTGCGCCTTTGGCGCGCGACGTGGTTTCCCTTCACCGACGATTCCTGGCATCCGATGACCCGCTCACGTAGGATGGCCAGCATCTCAAAGCAACAAGTTGGGCGCTTCACCTCACCCCGCAGCGGCCGGGTGACGCTCGACCCTATCCGCACACCGACCGACCACGCCAGCCAACGCACTTCGGGGGGAGTGAACTTGCCGATGAACGCCACAACCTTGCTCTCGCGGTTCCGCCGCATGCGGGGCGCCGCCGTCCCCCACCACAAGGAGACGGCGGATTTCGAGACGACCGTCATGCCGCTACCGCGCGAGATCGTGCTGCCCATGCAGCAGCACATCGGCGCACTGTGCGAGCCGGTGGTGAAGAAGGGCGACCACGTTGACGTGGGCACCCTCGTCGGGCACGCGCCGCGCGGCCTGTCCGCCGACATCTTCTCCGGCGTCTCGGGCACCGTCAAAGCCATCCAGCCGGTGTTCTACTCCACCGGCAAAACCGACACCACCGTGGTCATCGAGGCCGACGGAGCGCAGACCGTCTCGCCCGATATCGCGCCGCCGAACGTCATCGATCGGGACACGCTGCTCGAGGCCATGAAGAAGAGCGGCATCGTGGGTTTGGGCGGCGCGGGCTTCCCCACCGACGTGAAGCTGGCGCCGCCCAACCTGGACGAGATCGACACATGGCTCGTGAACGCCACCGAGTGCGAGCCGTACCTGTCCACCGACTTCCGCGAGATGATGGAGCACGCCGACTCGCTGCTGCACGGCATCCGCGCCTGCCTCAAGCTGCTGGGCGTGCCGCAGGCCATCATCTGCATCGAGGACGACAAGCCCCAGGCCATCGACTACATGCGCGCCCGCACATCGGCCGACGACAACATCGAGGTGCGCGCGCTTCCCGGCATGTACCCCCAGGGCGCCGAGAACGTGCTGGTGTACAACGTCACCGGCCGCGTGGTGCCGCGCGGCAAGCGCCAGACCGACGTGGGCGTCATGCTGTTCAACGTCACCACCATGTCCATGATCGGGCATTTCCTGCGCACGGGCATGCCGCTCATCAAGCGCCGCGTCACCGTGACGGGCGATGCCGTGGCCCGTCCGCAGAACGTGGAGGTGGTCATCGGCACGCGCATCCGCGACATCGTCGATTACTGCGGGCTGGCCAAGGAGCCGCACAAGATCATCGTGGGCGGCCCCATGATGGGCAACGCGCAGATCGACCTCGACTACCCGCTCGTCCGCCAAAACGGCGGCCTGCTCGTGTTCAGCGAAGAGGCCATGGAGCAACCGGTCACCACCGCCTGCATCCGCTGCGGGCGCTGCACGAACTCGTGCCCCATGCAGCTGTCGCCCATCGCCATCAAGAAGGCGTACACGACGCAGGACGCGGACAAGCTGGACAAGCTCATGGCGGACCTCTGCATGGGCTGCGGCACCTGCTCGTACGTGTGCCCGGCCAAGCAGCCGCTCGCCCAGACGAGCAAGCTGGCACGCGACTTCATGCGCGCCGAGATGGCGAGGAGGGGCTAGATGGAACCTACGGAGAAACGACCGCTCATCCTCTCGACGGCGCCGCACGTGTTCGACGGCATCACCACGCAGAAGGTGATGCTGAACGTACTGATTGCGCTCGTGCCCACGCTGATCGCCTCGTTCGTGATCTTCGGCTGGCAGGCGTTGCTGGTGACCGCCGTCACGACGCTCGCCTGCGTGCTGTTCGAATACCTGTGGTGCCGGCTGCGCAAGACCCCCCAGACGGTGGGCGACCTGTCCGCCGTGGTCACCGGCCTGCTGCTGGCGTTTAACCTGCCCTCCACCATCCCGCTGTACATGGCGGTGATCGGCTCGTTCGTGGCCATCGTCGTGGTGAAGGAGCTGTTCGGCGGCATCGGGCGCAACTTCGCGAACCCGGCCATCGTGGCCCGCATCGTGCTGTCGGTATCGTTCACCGCGGCCATGACGAACTACGCGGCGCCGCAGGGCTTCCTGCCCGGCGCGGCCGCCGTCGACGCCGTGAGCTCGGCCACCCCGCTGGCCCCGGGCGCCGCGCAGCTGCCGTTCATGGACCTGCTGTTCGGCGTGCATCCCGGCGTGCTGGGCGAGACGTGCGGCGCGGCCATCCTGCTGGGCCTCATCTGGCTGTTGGCCACGCGCACCATCACGTTCACCATCCCGGGCGTGTACGTGGGCACGGTGATCGTGCTCAGCCTGCTCACCGGCCACGACGTGTCTACCCAGGTGTTCTCGGGCGGCCTGCTTTTGGGCGCCGTATTCATGGCCACCGACTACGTGGGGTCGCCCACGTCGTTCAAGGGGCAGCTCATCTTCGGCGTCGGGCTGGGGCTCATCACGTGCCTCATCCGCTTCTGGGGCAACATGAACGAGGGCGTGGCGTACTCCATCCTGCTCATGAACCTCGTGGTGCCCTACATCGACTCGCTCACGGCCACCACGCCGCTCGGCGGCGCGAAGAAGCGCCGCTTCGCCCGCGCAAGGAAGGAAGGAGGCGAACAATGACCGCTACCGCATCCGCCGAAAAGGCCTCCCTGTGGAGCAGCGTCCTGAAGCCGGCCGTCGTCCTCGTGGTGATCTGCACCATCGTGGGATTTCTGCTGGGAACCGTCAACAACCTCACGTTGCCCACCATCATGGCGAACCGTGAGGCGCGCGCCTGGGCCACGTACTCGTCCCTCATCCCCGAGGCGTCCGACTTCGTCGCGCTCGAATGCGACGTGCCCGGCGTGACGGCCTGCATGGAGGCGGCCGACGACCGGGGCTTCGCCATCACCGCGCAGGCGAAGGGGTACTCGAGCCAGGTGCCGATGGCCGTCGCCTTCGACGACGAGGGCGTCATCACGAACGTCATCGGCATGGACAACACCGAGACGCCCGGCCTGGGCACGAAAGTGAAGGACGCCGCGTTCACCGACCAGTTCATCGGGCGCGCCGCCGAGCCGATGACCCTCGACGACATCGACGCCATCACGGGCGCCACCATCTCGTCGAAGGCCGCGCTCGCCGCGCTCAACGAGGCCATCGAAGCCTACCAGACCACGGCTGGCGACGCCTCCGCGCCCACCGCCGCCTCGACGGAGAAGGGAGCCGCATGATGGCAGCCGTCAACGAGAAGCCCTCGGCGCTCTCCGTGTTCAGCAAGGGGCTGCTCATCGAGAACCCCACGCTGCGCCAGATGCTGGGCCTCTGCCCCACCCTCGCCGTCACCACCGCGGTGACGAACGGCATCGGCATGGGCGTGGCCACCACGTTCGTGCTCGTGTGCTCCGGCATCGTCGTGTCGCTGCTGCGCAACATCATCCCCACCACCATGCGCCTACCCGCCTTCATCACCGTCATCGCCGGGTTCGTGACGCTCACGATGATGATCATCGAGGCGTACCTCCCCGACCTCAACCAGGCGCTCGGCATCTACCTGCCGCTCATCGTGGTGAACTGCATCGTGCTGGGACGCGCCGAGGTGTTCGCGTCGAAGCACCCGGTGAAGGACGCCGCGCTCGACGGCTTGGGGATGGGCGTGGGCTTCACCATCACGCTGATCCTCATGTCGGCCATCCGCGAGCTGCTGGGCGCAGGCACGCTGCTGGGCTTTCCCATCCTCTTAGGCATCATGGAGCCCATGAGCGTGTTCATCATGCCCCCGGGCGGCTTCGCCGTGCTGGGCGTGCTCATCGCCATCTCGGTGACTATCGAGATGCGCCGCAAGCGCCGCGCGGGCGAGCCCGAAGAGGATGCCATCGCATCGCAGGAAGACGCGTGCGCGTCGTGTCAGATGTGCGACCTGAAGGAGCGTGAGGCATAATGGCCGAGTTCGCCGCGATCCTGTTCAGCATGATCCTCGTCAACAACTACGTGCTGGTGAAGTTTTTGGGCATCTGCCCGTTCCTCGGGGTGTCGAAGAAGCTCGACTCGGCCGTCGGGATGGGCTGCGCCGTGACCGTGGTCATGGTGATCGCCACCGCCGTCACCTGGCCCCTGCAGCAGCTGCTGAACACGCTGGGGCTGGGATACCTCCAAACCATCGCGTTCATCCTCGTCATCGCCGTGCTCGTGCAGATGCTCGAGATCGTCATCAAGCGCTTCTTCCCCGCGCTGCACGAGGCGTTGGGCGTGTACCTGCCGCTCATCACCACGAACTGCGCCGTGCTGGGCGTGACCATCCTCGCCGTGGACGAGGGCTACAACTATCCGCAGGCGCTGGTGTGCGCGCTCGGCGCCGGCTTGGGGTTCTTGCTGGCGATGGTGCTGTTCAGCGGCGTGCGCCGCCGCGTGGACGAGGCCGAACCGCCCAAGGCGTTCAAGGGCATGCCCATCACGTTGATCTCCGCCGCGTTCGTGTCTTTGAGCTTCATGTGCTTCGCCGGCGTGGTGGACAACCTGTTCGGCGTGCTGTAGGAAGGGAGGGGACGAATGGACACCATCGTTTGGACCGTCGTGCTCATGGCCGCCGTCGGCCTCGTCGGGTCGGTGCTGCTGCTGATCGTCTCGAAGAAGCTGGCCATCGGCGAAGACGAGCGCCTCACCTACCTCACGAGCATCCTGCCGGGCGTCAACTGCGGCTCGTGCGGCTACGCCGGCTGCGAGCAGTACGCGAAGGCCATGATGGCGGGCACCCCGCCGAACGCCTGCACGGCCGGCGGCGACCGCGTGGCGGCCGAGCTGGCGGCGTTTCTGGGCGTGGAGTCCACCGGCGTGGTGCAGCGCGAGGCGTTCGTGGCCTGCCAGGGGTCGCTCGACCACATCGACCCGCAGCTCGTGTTCAAGGGCGTGCCCAGCTGCCGCGTGTTCAGCACGCTGTCGTACAGCAGCCTATCGTGCCCGTTCGGGTGCCTCGGGTTCGGCGACTGCGCCCAGGCCTGCCCGTTCGACGCCATCGTCGTGAAGAACGGCGTGGCGCGCATCGACACGGCCGCCTGCACCGGGTGCGGCACCTGCGCGAAGATCTGCCCGCGCGGCATCATCTCGCTGGTGGACCAGGCTTCCGCGCCCACCGCGTCGGTGGTGACGTGCAAGAACACCATGCCGGGCGCGAAGACGCGCAAGGTATGCAGCGTGGGCTGCATCGGCTGCCAGAAGTGCGCGAAGGCATGCCCCACCTCCTCGATCACCGTGGAGAACAACCTCGCGCGCATCGACGCGGCCACGTGCATCGGCTGCGGCACCTGCGTCGAGACGTGCCCGACCCACGCCATCGGCAAGCTCGTGTTCCAATGATGCGATGAAGCGACGCCCATGACGATCATCCTGCGACAGAGCCGCGCCGCGCGCTCGCCCCGCCCGCTCGGGGCCGGGCGAGCGCTGCGCGCTGCGATGGCGTGCGCGCTGGTCGGCGCGGTGGGCATGGGGCTGGCGGCGGGGCTGGTCGGCTGCGCTGCGGGCGGCGGCGTGGCCGAGAACGGGGCCGGCAGCGCGGATGCAGCCACCGCCACGCGCGCGTTCACGGCCATGGACACCGGCATGACCCTCACCGTGCACGCCGCCGACCAGGCGGCGGCCGACGGGGCCGCAGACGCCTGCCAGCAGCGCGTGCGCGAGCTGGACGCGCTGCTGGCGCCCGCCGGCGAGGGCAGCGAGCTTGCGCGGGCGAACGCCGCGGGCGGCGCGCCGGTGGAGGTGTCCGCGTCCGTGGGCGCGCTCGTCGACGAGGCGCTCGACGCGGCGCGCGAGACGGGCGGCGCGTTCGACCCCACCGTGTACCCACTGACGGACGCCTGGGGCTTCACCGACGGCAATCATCGCGTTCCCGCCCCCGACGAGATTGCGGCGCTGCTGGCGCGCGTGGGCTACGGCGCCGTGCAGGTGGACGAGGCGGCGGGCACCATCACGCTGGACGGCGGCGCGCAGATCGACGTGGGAGGCGTGGCCAAGGGCTTCGCCGCCGACGAGCTGTCGGCGCTGCTGCGCGAGCGCGGCGTGGCATCGGCGCTGTTCGACCTCGGCGGCAACGTGACCGCCCTCGGATCGAAGCCCGACGGCAGCCCCTGGAAGGTGGGCATCGCCGACCCGAGCGCCCCCGACCGGCTGGCGGGCGCGCTTTCCGTGCAGGACGCCACCGTGTCCACGTCGGGCGCCTACCAGCGCTTCTTCGACGAGGGCGGCACGCGCTACCACCACCTGCTCGACCCCGCCACCGGCTATCCAGCCGCCTCCGACCTTGCGTCCGTCAGCGCCGTCGGCCCGAACGGGGCGCGCTGCGACGCGCTGTCCACCGCGTGCTACGTGCTGGGCACGGAGGGCGCGCTCGCCCTGTGGCGCGCGGCGGACGGCGAGGACGCGTTCGACCTCGTGCTCGTCGGCAACGACGGGAGCGTGCGCGTCACCGAGGGCGTCGCCGCATCGTTCGAGGCCGCCGAAGGCTACGCCGGCCGCGTGAGCATCGAGGAGCGCCCATGAAGCGCCGCGCGGGAAAAGCCGAGCTGCTGTTCGCCGCCGCCGTGCTGGCCGTGGCCGTCGGCGGGTTCGCGCTGGCGCACGCCGCCGACGCCGCCCATCCCGACGGGCACGCCGTGGCCACCATCGCGCGCGACGGCGCGGTCGTCGACACCATCGACCTCGATGCCGTGGACGAGCCCTACACGCTGCGGCTCGACGACGAACGCGGCGTGAACGTGGTGGCGGTGGAGCCCGGGCGCATCAGGGTCGCCGAGGCCGACTGCCCCGACGAGGTGTGCGTGCGCACGGGCTGGATCGACGGTCCCGCCACGCCCATCGCGTGCGTGCCGCACGGGCTGACCATCACCGTGGCGCGCGAAGGAGGTGCCGCCGATGGCATCGACGCCGTGGCGCGCTAGCGCCGGACGCGCGAGCGCCGCGCCCCCTACGAGCCTGCGCGTCTGCCGCTGCGCGCTGCTGGCGGCGCTCGCGCTCGCGTTGACCGCGCTCGAGTCGCTCATCCCAATCCCGCTGCCCGTGCCGGGCATGAAGCTGGGCGTCGCGAACATCGTGACGGTGGCGGCCGCATTCTGGTTGGGCCCCATCGACGCGGCGGTGGTGCTGGGCGTGCGCATCGTGCTGGCAGCCTTCCTCACCGGCCAGCTGGCCACGCTGCCGTTCAGCCTCGTGGGCGGCGCCTGCGCGCTGGGGGTGACGCTCCTCTTCGTCCGCTTCTCCTCGACGGAGCGCGTGCGGCTCTGCGCCATGGTGGCCGCGACCGCGCACAACATCGGGCAGATCGCCGTGGCCGTCGCGGTCACCGGCACGCCTGAAATCGCATTCTACCTGCCTGTTCTGCTGGTAGCGGGCGTGGTGGCGGGCTTTCTCACCGGCACGGTGGCCACGGCGGTGCTCGGCCGCCTCCCGCATCCGCGCGCAGCGGCCGCGCGCGCTCGACGGGTGCGCGCTTGACCGACGCCGCCGACGGCGAACCGGCCGCCGAGCGGCGGCGCCGAGCATGACGGTTCGCCTACCGCTGGCCTTGAAACCGTCGTGCGAACCGCGCGGAATGCTATGATTTGCACCGTAATAGTATTGCGTATCAATAAGTTTTCCATCGGTTCAGACGGCATGAAAGGACGGCTCATGGGCATCTACGTCATCACCGGCGCCTCGAGCGGCATCGGCGCGAAGACGGCCGAGATCCTGCGCGAACGCGGCCACGAAGTGGTGAACATCGACCTCAACGGCGGCGACATTAACGCCAACCTCGCCACGAAGGAAGGGCGCGCAAGCGCTCTCGCCGAGCTGCACGAGCGCTTCCCCGAGGGCATCGACGCCATGATCTGCAACGCGGGCGTGTCGGGCGGCAAGGTGCCCATCTCGCTCATCATCTCGCTCAACTACTTCGGCGCCACCGAGATGGCGCGCGGCGTGTTCGACCTGCTGGAGAAGAAGGGCGGCAGCTGCGTGGTCACCTCGTCGAACTCCATCGCCCAGGGCGCGGCGCGCATGGACGTGGCCGGCATGCTGAACAACCACGCCGACGAGGACCGCATCCTCGAGCTGGTGAAGGACGTCGATCCCGCTATCGGGCACGTCTACTACGCGTCGACGAAGTACGCGCTGGCCCGCTGGGTGCGGCGCATGAGCCCCGACTGGGGCTCGCGCGGCGTGCGCCTGAACGCCATCGCGCCGGGCAACGTGCGCACCGCCATGACGTCCAACATGCTGCCCGAGCAGCGCGCCGCCATGGAGGCCATCCCCGTTCCCACGCACTTCGGCGAAGAACCGCTCATGGATCCCATCGAGATCGCGAACTCCATGGCGTTCATCGCCAGCCCCGAGGCCAGCGGCATCAACGGGGTGGTCCTGTTCGTGGACGGCGGCACCGACGCCCTGCTCAATTCCGAGAAAGTCTACTAGGAGGCGACCATGGTCATCAACGATTTCGTTTCTGCAATGCAGGGCAAGGACCACGAAGCGCTCGCCGCGTGCTTCGCCGAGGAGTGCCGTCTGTTCGACTACTGCCCCTCCATCGTGAAGCGCCAGAACTCGTTTCTGTACGGCCGCAACGCCATCGAGATGTTCTACCACAACAAGTTCACGTTCGGCGGCTTCGGCATGCTGGACCCCCGCGTGGTCAACGAACGCACGGTGAACTTCTACGCCGACTACAACGGCACCATCATCCACGCCCTCGCCCAGATCGAGAACTGCACCGACGGCTCCTGCAGCCTCGACGACAGCCTGATCCAAGAACTGGTGATTCGACCCGCGTAGGGGCGGTGCGACCGGAGGCCGTTTCGTGAACTTGCAGCCGATATCCATCGACGTCGAGGAATACCCCGCAGCGATGCGCCCGTACCTGAGGGGCGCATCGCTGTACGATAGCAGCTGCTCGCCCGAAGCGCGCGTTATCTTCGTGGATCGGGACGAAGGCCTGTTCCTCAAGACGGGCCCTGCGGTCTTGCTTGACCGCGAGTATGCGATGACCTGCTATGTTCATGAGCTCGGCTGGGCGGCGCGGGTGGTGGAGTACGTCTCGGACGGCGAGCGCAGCTGGCTTCTTACCGAGAAGGTGCCCGGCGACGACTGCGCGGCGGCAACGTATCTCGAGCAGCCTGCGCGCCTGTGCGATGCGCTTGCCGAGCGGCTTGCCCTGTTGCACGCGCTCAATCCCGCCGGATGCCCCGTGCCCGACCATACGCAGCGCTACCTGGAGGTCGTCGAGCGAAACCATCGCGCGAAGCGCTATGACGCGACCCTCTTTCCCGACAATTGGGGCTATGCGGATCCGGACGAAGCGTATGCCGTCGTGGAAGCGAAGCGAAGCCTGCTGCGGACGGACACGCTCCTGCACGGCGACTACTGCCTCCCGAACGTCATCTTCGACCATTGGGAGTTCAGCGGATTCGTCGACCTCGGCAACGGAGGCGTCGGAGACGCCCACGTCGACCTGTTCTGGGGCGCCTGGACCCTGGCGTTCAACCTCAAGACCGACGCCTACCGCCAACGGTTCTTCGACGCATACGGGCGCGACAAAGTGGACGAGGAGAAGCTCCGGCTCGT is a genomic window containing:
- a CDS encoding FMN-binding protein, which produces MTATASAEKASLWSSVLKPAVVLVVICTIVGFLLGTVNNLTLPTIMANREARAWATYSSLIPEASDFVALECDVPGVTACMEAADDRGFAITAQAKGYSSQVPMAVAFDDEGVITNVIGMDNTETPGLGTKVKDAAFTDQFIGRAAEPMTLDDIDAITGATISSKAALAALNEAIEAYQTTAGDASAPTAASTEKGAA
- a CDS encoding RnfABCDGE type electron transport complex subunit B; this translates as MDTIVWTVVLMAAVGLVGSVLLLIVSKKLAIGEDERLTYLTSILPGVNCGSCGYAGCEQYAKAMMAGTPPNACTAGGDRVAAELAAFLGVESTGVVQREAFVACQGSLDHIDPQLVFKGVPSCRVFSTLSYSSLSCPFGCLGFGDCAQACPFDAIVVKNGVARIDTAACTGCGTCAKICPRGIISLVDQASAPTASVVTCKNTMPGAKTRKVCSVGCIGCQKCAKACPTSSITVENNLARIDAATCIGCGTCVETCPTHAIGKLVFQ
- the rsxC gene encoding electron transport complex subunit RsxC gives rise to the protein MNATTLLSRFRRMRGAAVPHHKETADFETTVMPLPREIVLPMQQHIGALCEPVVKKGDHVDVGTLVGHAPRGLSADIFSGVSGTVKAIQPVFYSTGKTDTTVVIEADGAQTVSPDIAPPNVIDRDTLLEAMKKSGIVGLGGAGFPTDVKLAPPNLDEIDTWLVNATECEPYLSTDFREMMEHADSLLHGIRACLKLLGVPQAIICIEDDKPQAIDYMRARTSADDNIEVRALPGMYPQGAENVLVYNVTGRVVPRGKRQTDVGVMLFNVTTMSMIGHFLRTGMPLIKRRVTVTGDAVARPQNVEVVIGTRIRDIVDYCGLAKEPHKIIVGGPMMGNAQIDLDYPLVRQNGGLLVFSEEAMEQPVTTACIRCGRCTNSCPMQLSPIAIKKAYTTQDADKLDKLMADLCMGCGTCSYVCPAKQPLAQTSKLARDFMRAEMARRG
- a CDS encoding NusG domain II-containing protein; protein product: MKRRAGKAELLFAAAVLAVAVGGFALAHAADAAHPDGHAVATIARDGAVVDTIDLDAVDEPYTLRLDDERGVNVVAVEPGRIRVAEADCPDEVCVRTGWIDGPATPIACVPHGLTITVAREGGAADGIDAVAR
- a CDS encoding aminoglycoside 3'-phosphotransferase; the encoded protein is MNLQPISIDVEEYPAAMRPYLRGASLYDSSCSPEARVIFVDRDEGLFLKTGPAVLLDREYAMTCYVHELGWAARVVEYVSDGERSWLLTEKVPGDDCAAATYLEQPARLCDALAERLALLHALNPAGCPVPDHTQRYLEVVERNHRAKRYDATLFPDNWGYADPDEAYAVVEAKRSLLRTDTLLHGDYCLPNVIFDHWEFSGFVDLGNGGVGDAHVDLFWGAWTLAFNLKTDAYRQRFFDAYGRDKVDEEKLRLVAACEVFG
- a CDS encoding Gx transporter family protein, with protein sequence MASTPWRASAGRASAAPPTSLRVCRCALLAALALALTALESLIPIPLPVPGMKLGVANIVTVAAAFWLGPIDAAVVLGVRIVLAAFLTGQLATLPFSLVGGACALGVTLLFVRFSSTERVRLCAMVAATAHNIGQIAVAVAVTGTPEIAFYLPVLLVAGVVAGFLTGTVATAVLGRLPHPRAAAARARRVRA
- a CDS encoding FAD:protein FMN transferase; amino-acid sequence: MTIILRQSRAARSPRPLGAGRALRAAMACALVGAVGMGLAAGLVGCAAGGGVAENGAGSADAATATRAFTAMDTGMTLTVHAADQAAADGAADACQQRVRELDALLAPAGEGSELARANAAGGAPVEVSASVGALVDEALDAARETGGAFDPTVYPLTDAWGFTDGNHRVPAPDEIAALLARVGYGAVQVDEAAGTITLDGGAQIDVGGVAKGFAADELSALLRERGVASALFDLGGNVTALGSKPDGSPWKVGIADPSAPDRLAGALSVQDATVSTSGAYQRFFDEGGTRYHHLLDPATGYPAASDLASVSAVGPNGARCDALSTACYVLGTEGALALWRAADGEDAFDLVLVGNDGSVRVTEGVAASFEAAEGYAGRVSIEERP
- a CDS encoding RnfABCDGE type electron transport complex subunit D gives rise to the protein MEPTEKRPLILSTAPHVFDGITTQKVMLNVLIALVPTLIASFVIFGWQALLVTAVTTLACVLFEYLWCRLRKTPQTVGDLSAVVTGLLLAFNLPSTIPLYMAVIGSFVAIVVVKELFGGIGRNFANPAIVARIVLSVSFTAAMTNYAAPQGFLPGAAAVDAVSSATPLAPGAAQLPFMDLLFGVHPGVLGETCGAAILLGLIWLLATRTITFTIPGVYVGTVIVLSLLTGHDVSTQVFSGGLLLGAVFMATDYVGSPTSFKGQLIFGVGLGLITCLIRFWGNMNEGVAYSILLMNLVVPYIDSLTATTPLGGAKKRRFARARKEGGEQ
- a CDS encoding SDR family oxidoreductase translates to MGIYVITGASSGIGAKTAEILRERGHEVVNIDLNGGDINANLATKEGRASALAELHERFPEGIDAMICNAGVSGGKVPISLIISLNYFGATEMARGVFDLLEKKGGSCVVTSSNSIAQGAARMDVAGMLNNHADEDRILELVKDVDPAIGHVYYASTKYALARWVRRMSPDWGSRGVRLNAIAPGNVRTAMTSNMLPEQRAAMEAIPVPTHFGEEPLMDPIEIANSMAFIASPEASGINGVVLFVDGGTDALLNSEKVY
- the rsxE gene encoding electron transport complex subunit RsxE; protein product: MMAAVNEKPSALSVFSKGLLIENPTLRQMLGLCPTLAVTTAVTNGIGMGVATTFVLVCSGIVVSLLRNIIPTTMRLPAFITVIAGFVTLTMMIIEAYLPDLNQALGIYLPLIVVNCIVLGRAEVFASKHPVKDAALDGLGMGVGFTITLILMSAIRELLGAGTLLGFPILLGIMEPMSVFIMPPGGFAVLGVLIAISVTIEMRRKRRAGEPEEDAIASQEDACASCQMCDLKEREA
- a CDS encoding electron transport complex protein RnfA, with product MAEFAAILFSMILVNNYVLVKFLGICPFLGVSKKLDSAVGMGCAVTVVMVIATAVTWPLQQLLNTLGLGYLQTIAFILVIAVLVQMLEIVIKRFFPALHEALGVYLPLITTNCAVLGVTILAVDEGYNYPQALVCALGAGLGFLLAMVLFSGVRRRVDEAEPPKAFKGMPITLISAAFVSLSFMCFAGVVDNLFGVL